From Homo sapiens chromosome 6, GRCh38.p14 Primary Assembly, the proteins below share one genomic window:
- the C6orf120 gene encoding UPF0669 protein C6orf120 isoform 1 precursor (isoform 1 precursor is encoded by transcript variant 1): protein MAAPRGRAAPWTTALLLLLASQVLSPGSCADEEEVPEEWVLLHVVQGQIGAGNYSYLRLNHEGKIVLRMRSLKGDADLYVSASSLHPSFDDYELQSATCGPDAVSIPAHFRRPVGIGVYGHPSHLESEFEMKVYYDGTVEQHPFGEAAYPADGADAGQKHAGAPEDASQEEESVLWTILISILKLVLEILF from the coding sequence ATGGCCGCTCCCCGCGGGAGGGCCGCGCCCTGGACGACGGCCCTGCTGCTGCTCCTAGCCTCGCAGGTCCTGTCTCCGGGAAGCTGCGCGGACGAGGAGGAGGTCCCCGAGGAGTGGGTGCTCCTGCACGTCGTCCAGGGCCAGATAGGCGCCGGGAACTACAGCTACCTGCGGCTGAACCACGAGGGCAAGATAGTCCTCAGGATGCGCAGCCTCAAGGGAGATGCGGATCTGTACGTCTCCGCCAGCAGCCTGCACCCCAGCTTCGACGACTACGAGCTGCAATCGGCCACCTGCGGCCCGGACGCCGTGTCCATCCCCGCGCACTTCCGGCGCCCAGTGGGCATCGGCGTCTATGGACACCCCTCCCACCTGGAGAGCGAGTTCGAGATGAAGGTGTACTACGACGGCACGGTCGAGCAGCACCCGTTCGGCGAGGCCGCCTACCCCGCCGACGGCGCAGATGCCGGCCAGAAGCACGCTGGTGCCCCGGAAGACGCCTCGCAAGAGGAGGAATCTGTTCTCTGGACGATATTAATTAGCATTTTGAAACTGGTACTTGAAATTCTCTTTTGA
- the C6orf120 gene encoding UPF0669 protein C6orf120 isoform 2 precursor (isoform 2 precursor is encoded by transcript variant 2) produces MYKARPPAGSGGPGAEPPAMAAPRGRAAPWTTALLLLLASQVLSPGSCADEEEVPEEWVLLHVVQGQIGAGNYSYLRLNHEGKIVLRMRSLKGDADLYVSASSLHPSFDDYELQSATCGPDAVSIPAHFRRPVGIGVYGHPSHLESEFEMKVYYDGTVEQHPFGEAAYPADGADAGQKHAGAPEDASQEEESVLWTILISILKLVLEILF; encoded by the exons ATGTATAAAGCGCGGCCCCCTGCGGGGAGTGGTG GCCCCGGAGCTGAGCCGCCAGCCATGGCCGCTCCCCGCGGGAGGGCCGCGCCCTGGACGACGGCCCTGCTGCTGCTCCTAGCCTCGCAGGTCCTGTCTCCGGGAAGCTGCGCGGACGAGGAGGAGGTCCCCGAGGAGTGGGTGCTCCTGCACGTCGTCCAGGGCCAGATAGGCGCCGGGAACTACAGCTACCTGCGGCTGAACCACGAGGGCAAGATAGTCCTCAGGATGCGCAGCCTCAAGGGAGATGCGGATCTGTACGTCTCCGCCAGCAGCCTGCACCCCAGCTTCGACGACTACGAGCTGCAATCGGCCACCTGCGGCCCGGACGCCGTGTCCATCCCCGCGCACTTCCGGCGCCCAGTGGGCATCGGCGTCTATGGACACCCCTCCCACCTGGAGAGCGAGTTCGAGATGAAGGTGTACTACGACGGCACGGTCGAGCAGCACCCGTTCGGCGAGGCCGCCTACCCCGCCGACGGCGCAGATGCCGGCCAGAAGCACGCTGGTGCCCCGGAAGACGCCTCGCAAGAGGAGGAATCTGTTCTCTGGACGATATTAATTAGCATTTTGAAACTGGTACTTGAAATTCTCTTTTGA